One Acaryochloris thomasi RCC1774 DNA window includes the following coding sequences:
- the sigC gene encoding RNA polymerase sigma factor SigC, giving the protein MSTMSRKSESINIYSKTKNGHSSSNGPEKTEDDTCEDLATDSESAVEVTKFQGRRGTTDLVRLYLQEIGRVPLLGRDEEVAEAQKVQRYMQLLESREQAEEKPEIAEYMRLTDVRDRLTARLGHRPSMERWAREADISAETLKPSLSTGKKSWAQHTDLSVAELEKILKEGVRAKEHMIQANLRLVVSVAKKYQNRGLELLDLIQEGTLGLERAVEKFDPTKGYRFSTYAYWWIRQGITRAIATQSRTIRLPVHITEKLNKIKKAQRKLSQEMGRTASIEDVAKEMKSTPEQVRELLLKVPRAVSLEIKVGKDKDTELGDLLETDDISPEELMMRESLQQELRDLMAELTEREQDVLRMRFGLNDGKTHSLAEIGKVLELSRERVRQIESKALQKLRQPKRRNRIRDFLEAFS; this is encoded by the coding sequence ATGTCGACAATGTCCCGAAAATCCGAATCCATTAACATCTACTCCAAAACAAAGAACGGCCATTCTTCCAGTAATGGACCAGAAAAGACCGAAGACGATACCTGCGAGGACTTGGCTACAGATTCTGAATCTGCGGTCGAAGTTACGAAATTTCAGGGAAGACGGGGGACAACTGATTTAGTACGTCTATATTTGCAGGAAATCGGTCGCGTACCACTATTGGGACGCGACGAAGAAGTTGCAGAGGCTCAAAAAGTACAGCGGTATATGCAGCTTTTAGAGTCACGAGAACAGGCTGAGGAAAAGCCTGAAATTGCTGAATATATGCGGCTGACTGATGTACGAGATCGGCTTACGGCAAGGTTAGGCCATCGGCCTTCTATGGAGCGCTGGGCCAGAGAGGCAGATATTTCAGCGGAGACACTCAAGCCAAGTTTAAGTACAGGCAAAAAGTCCTGGGCACAGCACACAGACCTATCCGTTGCTGAGCTAGAAAAAATCTTGAAAGAGGGTGTTCGTGCTAAGGAACACATGATTCAGGCTAACCTGAGACTGGTAGTTTCCGTGGCGAAGAAGTACCAGAATCGAGGACTAGAGCTGCTTGATTTGATTCAAGAAGGAACCTTGGGGCTTGAACGGGCGGTGGAAAAGTTCGACCCGACGAAGGGTTATCGCTTTAGTACCTATGCCTACTGGTGGATTCGTCAGGGGATTACACGTGCGATCGCAACCCAAAGTCGCACCATCCGCCTACCGGTCCACATCACCGAGAAGCTCAACAAGATCAAAAAAGCCCAGCGCAAACTCTCTCAAGAGATGGGACGCACCGCATCCATTGAGGATGTAGCAAAAGAGATGAAGAGCACTCCCGAACAGGTGCGTGAGCTTCTATTGAAAGTCCCTAGAGCCGTTTCGCTAGAGATCAAAGTTGGCAAAGATAAAGACACCGAACTTGGTGATCTGCTTGAAACCGATGACATCTCTCCTGAAGAACTGATGATGCGCGAGTCGCTGCAGCAAGAGCTGCGCGATCTAATGGCAGAGCTAACCGAGCGCGAGCAAGATGTACTGAGAATGCGATTTGGTCTTAACGACGGGAAGACCCATTCCCTGGCAGAGATCGGGAAAGTTCTTGAGCTATCTCGGGAACGAGTCCGGCAAATTGAGTCAAAAGCCCTGCAAAAGCTGCGTCAGCCCAAGCGTCGCAATCGCATCCGTGATTTTCTGGAGGCGTTCTCTTAA
- the psb29 gene encoding photosystem II biogenesis protein Psp29: protein MNNLRTVSDTKRAFYSIHTRPVNSIYRRVVEEVMVEMHLLRVNEDFREDPIFALGVVTTYDSFMEGYTPEADRTTIFEAICRAQDADPAKYRQDAEQMKQFAESKSLDELLELMTTSTPSGGSDLQGQLSSMSQNEKFKYSRLFGVGLLTSLQLADAEVLKDETRLKEILHTLSESLKLPENKVLQDIELYRANLDKMVQTQQAIADNIAADRKRREQAEAEKAEKAKAEATKAEDKPEPAETPAAETTDATSDAADSSSS, encoded by the coding sequence GTGAATAATCTCCGTACCGTCTCTGATACCAAACGAGCTTTCTATTCAATCCACACTCGCCCCGTCAATTCCATCTATCGACGGGTTGTTGAAGAGGTGATGGTGGAGATGCATCTATTGCGCGTTAATGAAGACTTCCGTGAAGATCCAATCTTTGCGCTTGGGGTCGTCACCACCTATGACTCCTTTATGGAGGGCTATACGCCTGAAGCAGACCGCACAACGATTTTCGAAGCTATTTGTCGCGCCCAAGATGCCGACCCTGCAAAGTATCGCCAAGATGCTGAGCAAATGAAACAGTTTGCTGAGTCTAAGTCTTTGGATGAGCTACTAGAGTTAATGACGACATCAACACCTTCCGGTGGGAGCGACCTGCAGGGTCAGCTTAGCTCGATGTCTCAAAATGAGAAATTTAAGTATAGCCGTCTCTTTGGCGTTGGCTTGCTGACGAGTCTACAGCTAGCAGATGCTGAGGTACTGAAGGATGAAACACGTCTAAAAGAAATTTTGCACACCCTCAGTGAATCTCTCAAACTACCAGAGAACAAGGTTCTGCAAGACATTGAGCTCTATCGCGCTAATCTAGATAAGATGGTGCAGACACAGCAGGCAATTGCAGATAATATCGCGGCAGATCGCAAACGTCGTGAGCAGGCCGAGGCGGAAAAGGCCGAGAAGGCAAAAGCTGAAGCCACCAAAGCTGAGGACAAGCCTGAGCCTGCCGAGACGCCAGCGGCAGAGACAACCGACGCGACCTCGGACGCAGCCGATAGTAGCTCTTCATAG
- a CDS encoding Fur family transcriptional regulator — MYTSNALKAELNDKGWRLTPQRETILTVFQNLPEGKHLSAEELHDLLHEQGDPISLSTIYRTVKLMSRMGILRELEFAEGHKHYEINQPYPYHHHHLICVKCNKTIEFKSDSVLKIGTKTAQKSGFHLLDCQLSIHAICPQCQRSIVPN; from the coding sequence ATGTATACCTCCAACGCCTTAAAAGCCGAGCTAAACGATAAAGGCTGGCGCCTGACTCCTCAGCGGGAAACGATTCTCACAGTCTTTCAAAACCTGCCTGAGGGAAAACACTTAAGTGCAGAAGAACTTCATGACCTCCTTCATGAGCAAGGAGACCCCATCAGCCTATCGACGATTTATCGGACGGTGAAGCTGATGTCTCGTATGGGCATCTTGCGCGAGCTGGAATTTGCTGAAGGGCACAAGCATTACGAGATCAATCAACCCTACCCCTATCACCATCACCATCTCATCTGCGTGAAGTGTAATAAGACCATTGAGTTCAAAAGTGACTCAGTGTTGAAAATCGGGACGAAAACAGCTCAGAAATCAGGCTTTCATCTGCTGGATTGCCAGCTTTCAATTCACGCAATTTGTCCACAGTGTCAGCGCTCGATTGTTCCCAACTGA
- a CDS encoding cofactor assembly of complex C subunit B, producing MMRSLALPSIFFITLLLLIGLFFFIRASVKDRTEKVTLMAPDAEDVILNQMESYLKQRAYQLVRLNREQAQLTFEGIVRPSIGLALFLMTLAAVSLLCLSLVLAIQWPAVGIWFTVLVALSPLTVLFYWKKAERAEQVLLKVESGAEPSASESKTLVTVTAHRDELAALKSALKYRPVPTP from the coding sequence ATGATGCGTTCTCTGGCTCTCCCCTCTATTTTCTTCATCACCTTGCTGCTGCTCATTGGGCTATTTTTCTTCATCCGAGCCTCGGTTAAAGACCGCACCGAGAAGGTTACGTTGATGGCCCCAGACGCAGAAGACGTCATCCTCAATCAAATGGAGAGCTATCTTAAGCAGCGAGCCTATCAGTTGGTGAGACTGAACCGTGAGCAGGCCCAGCTTACGTTCGAAGGTATTGTCCGACCCAGTATAGGGCTAGCCCTTTTCTTGATGACCCTAGCTGCGGTGAGTCTGCTGTGCCTTAGTTTAGTGCTCGCTATCCAGTGGCCCGCCGTTGGCATTTGGTTCACGGTCTTGGTGGCTCTATCGCCCCTCACCGTTCTGTTTTACTGGAAGAAGGCCGAGCGCGCCGAGCAGGTATTACTTAAGGTGGAGTCTGGCGCTGAGCCTTCTGCATCTGAGTCGAAGACCCTCGTCACCGTCACTGCTCACCGAGACGAGCTAGCGGCCCTTAAATCTGCACTCAAGTATCGACCGGTGCCGACCCCTTAG
- the bchH gene encoding magnesium chelatase subunit H — MARIVLIAGFESFNKDLYCQAAALAQARCPDLEICVFSDRDINTEPDRITHVLQDADVFFGSLLFDYDQVLWLRERVQHIPIRLVFESALELMSLTQIGKFVIGDQPKGMPKPVKFILSKFSSGKEEDKLAGYISFLKAGPKLLKYVPVKKVQDLRNWLIIYGYWNAGGSENVAAMCWTLAEKYLGLEIGEIPAPQETPNLGLLHPDYEGYFESPLEYLNWFRQQRCQLSSPQSLSAQSPVVGILLYRKHVITKQPYIPQLVRRFEEAGLIPLPIFINGVEGHVAVRDLLTTPYEQEQRQQGNRAIKSLSDQAACVDAIVSTIGFPLVGGPAGSMEAGRQVEVAKTILTAKNIPYLVAAPLLIQDIHSWTRQGIGGLQSVVLYALPELDGAIDTIPLGGLVGNDIYLVPERVDRLTGRLKRWISLRQTPTAERKLAIMLYGFPPGYGATGTAALLNVPKSLLKLLHSLKEQGYTVGDVPEDGEALIDQVREADADAIASTTSGQQTTVKAQTLEKWLGYLLTKKIENQWNSLTTSGIKTLGDEFLLGGVQLGNVWIGVQPPLGISGDPMRLMFERDMTPHPQYAAFYKWLQNEFQADAMIHFGMHGTVEWLPGSPLGNTGYSWPDVLLGEIPHMYVYAANNPSESMLAKRRGYGVLVSHNVPPYGRAELYKELAALRELIQEYREDPEKNYALKEAICKKIVDSGVDADCPFEEAKKLGIAFSPENANLFSADAFGRYLVKLYAYLQELETRLFSSGLHVLGESPDADQLGSYLRAYFGEELPEDAIASVAQGTEPEELYTQFQLNGSTPKLEEAIEIRARLAQTGDELTNLLRGLNGEYIPPAPGGDLLRDGPGVLPTGRNIHALDPYRMPSPAAYERGREIARKIIAQSLEENGHYPETVAVMLWGLDAIKTRGESLGILLELVGARPVKEGTGRIVRYELIPLDELDHPRIDVLGNLSGIFRDSFVNIIELLDDLFQRAAAANEQKMQNYIRKHALELEAKGVENSSARLFSNPSGDFGSLVNDRVTDSSWETGEELGDTWRDRNSFSYGRQDKGQARPEILQTLLKSTSDIVQEIDSVEYGLTDIQEYYANTGGLKRAAEQQRGKKVNANFVESFSKDTTPRKLESLLRMEYRTKLLNPKWADAMAEQGSGGAYEISQRMTALIGWGGTTDFKENWVYDQAADTYALDAEMADKLREANPEAFRNIVGRMLEANGRGFWEPDEEKLEQLRALYEQTDEELEGVQV; from the coding sequence ATGGCGCGCATTGTTCTCATCGCTGGTTTTGAGTCTTTCAATAAAGATCTTTACTGTCAGGCTGCTGCATTAGCTCAGGCTCGGTGTCCTGATCTGGAAATCTGCGTGTTCAGCGATCGCGATATCAACACAGAGCCTGATCGCATCACCCACGTTCTGCAGGATGCTGACGTCTTCTTCGGGAGTCTGCTGTTTGACTACGATCAGGTGTTGTGGCTGCGAGAGAGAGTCCAGCATATCCCCATTCGCCTCGTGTTTGAGTCGGCTCTAGAACTGATGAGTCTGACCCAGATCGGCAAGTTTGTGATTGGCGATCAGCCCAAGGGAATGCCCAAGCCGGTTAAATTTATCCTGAGCAAATTCAGCAGTGGCAAAGAAGAAGACAAACTAGCGGGCTATATAAGTTTTTTGAAAGCTGGACCCAAGCTTTTAAAGTATGTCCCTGTCAAAAAAGTGCAGGATCTACGGAATTGGTTGATTATTTATGGCTACTGGAATGCCGGTGGTTCAGAGAACGTTGCCGCCATGTGCTGGACTCTAGCGGAGAAGTACTTAGGTTTAGAAATTGGCGAGATTCCTGCGCCCCAAGAGACACCGAACCTGGGCCTTTTGCACCCTGACTATGAAGGCTATTTTGAGTCTCCGCTGGAATATCTGAACTGGTTCCGACAACAGCGATGTCAGCTTAGTTCTCCTCAGTCACTCTCGGCTCAGTCTCCTGTGGTGGGTATTCTGCTTTACCGTAAGCATGTGATCACCAAGCAGCCCTACATCCCTCAACTGGTGCGTCGGTTTGAAGAAGCAGGTTTAATTCCACTGCCTATCTTTATTAATGGCGTTGAGGGGCATGTGGCCGTTCGCGATCTGTTGACCACGCCCTATGAGCAAGAGCAGCGTCAGCAGGGTAACCGTGCAATTAAGTCACTTTCTGATCAGGCGGCTTGCGTCGATGCCATTGTTTCCACCATTGGCTTTCCGCTTGTCGGTGGCCCTGCCGGGTCAATGGAGGCCGGACGCCAGGTTGAGGTTGCGAAGACAATTTTGACGGCTAAAAATATTCCCTATTTGGTGGCCGCTCCACTGTTGATTCAGGATATCCACTCTTGGACAAGGCAGGGGATTGGTGGTCTGCAAAGCGTTGTGCTTTATGCTTTGCCGGAGCTAGACGGTGCCATTGATACCATTCCTCTCGGTGGCTTAGTGGGCAACGACATTTATCTGGTGCCGGAGCGAGTGGACCGACTGACGGGCCGACTCAAGCGATGGATTTCTCTGCGCCAAACGCCAACGGCAGAGCGAAAATTAGCGATTATGCTATATGGCTTTCCGCCTGGATATGGAGCGACGGGGACGGCGGCGCTGCTGAATGTGCCGAAGTCTTTGCTGAAGCTGCTTCACTCTCTCAAGGAGCAGGGCTACACGGTGGGAGATGTGCCGGAAGACGGTGAGGCGTTGATTGATCAGGTACGGGAAGCAGATGCAGATGCGATCGCATCCACCACGTCAGGTCAACAAACAACCGTCAAAGCACAGACGTTAGAGAAATGGCTGGGCTATCTGCTCACCAAGAAAATTGAAAACCAATGGAACTCCCTTACCACTAGCGGTATTAAAACTCTAGGCGATGAATTCTTGCTTGGCGGCGTGCAGCTCGGCAATGTTTGGATCGGCGTCCAGCCCCCATTGGGGATCTCAGGTGATCCGATGCGGCTGATGTTTGAGCGCGATATGACGCCCCACCCGCAGTACGCCGCTTTTTATAAATGGCTTCAAAATGAGTTTCAGGCCGACGCCATGATCCACTTTGGGATGCACGGCACGGTGGAGTGGCTACCGGGTTCACCGCTTGGCAACACGGGCTATTCCTGGCCGGATGTGCTGCTGGGCGAGATTCCCCACATGTATGTCTATGCTGCCAATAATCCATCGGAGTCAATGCTGGCGAAGCGACGCGGCTATGGGGTTTTGGTCTCTCATAATGTGCCCCCCTATGGTCGAGCGGAACTCTACAAGGAACTGGCGGCGCTGCGAGAGCTGATTCAGGAGTACCGCGAAGATCCTGAGAAGAACTATGCGCTTAAAGAGGCGATCTGTAAAAAGATCGTTGATTCCGGCGTGGATGCAGACTGTCCCTTTGAAGAGGCGAAGAAGCTCGGGATTGCCTTTAGTCCTGAGAATGCCAATCTGTTCAGCGCGGATGCCTTTGGCCGTTATTTAGTGAAGCTTTACGCTTACTTGCAAGAGTTAGAGACGCGGCTGTTTTCTTCGGGACTGCACGTGTTGGGTGAGTCGCCTGATGCTGATCAATTAGGCAGCTATCTGCGGGCTTACTTCGGGGAGGAGCTGCCGGAAGATGCGATCGCATCCGTCGCCCAAGGCACTGAACCCGAGGAACTCTATACACAGTTCCAGCTCAACGGCAGCACTCCCAAGCTAGAAGAAGCAATTGAAATCCGAGCGCGATTAGCCCAGACCGGCGATGAACTCACGAACCTACTCCGGGGACTCAACGGCGAATATATTCCTCCGGCTCCGGGCGGAGACTTATTGAGAGATGGTCCTGGTGTGTTACCGACGGGTCGTAACATTCATGCCCTCGATCCCTACCGGATGCCGTCACCTGCTGCCTACGAGAGAGGCCGCGAGATTGCCCGCAAAATTATCGCCCAAAGTCTAGAAGAAAACGGTCACTATCCTGAAACCGTAGCCGTGATGCTCTGGGGCTTAGATGCCATCAAAACCCGAGGGGAGTCGCTGGGGATTTTGCTAGAACTAGTGGGCGCTAGACCGGTTAAAGAAGGGACAGGCCGGATTGTGAGATATGAGCTGATTCCCCTAGACGAGCTCGATCATCCCCGTATAGATGTGTTGGGCAACCTTTCTGGAATTTTTAGAGATAGCTTTGTCAACATTATTGAACTGCTTGATGACCTGTTTCAGCGAGCTGCTGCTGCTAATGAGCAGAAGATGCAAAACTACATTCGCAAGCATGCGCTAGAGCTGGAAGCAAAAGGGGTCGAGAATTCTTCTGCTCGTTTGTTCTCTAACCCATCTGGAGATTTTGGCTCGCTCGTGAACGATCGGGTCACCGATTCGAGCTGGGAGACCGGAGAAGAGTTGGGGGATACTTGGCGCGATCGCAACTCTTTCAGCTACGGTCGCCAAGATAAGGGCCAAGCCCGACCCGAAATTCTGCAAACGCTGCTCAAAAGCACCTCTGATATCGTTCAAGAAATCGATTCTGTCGAATATGGTCTCACCGATATCCAGGAATACTATGCGAACACAGGTGGCCTCAAGCGAGCTGCCGAGCAGCAAAGGGGTAAAAAGGTGAACGCCAACTTTGTAGAAAGCTTCTCTAAGGACACCACCCCGCGCAAGCTGGAGTCACTCCTGCGAATGGAATACCGCACTAAGCTGCTCAACCCCAAGTGGGCCGATGCAATGGCAGAGCAAGGCTCTGGCGGAGCTTATGAGATCTCTCAGCGAATGACGGCCCTCATTGGCTGGGGCGGCACCACTGACTTTAAAGAAAACTGGGTGTATGACCAAGCCGCAGACACCTACGCGCTAGATGCTGAGATGGCGGATAAGCTGCGTGAAGCAAACCCTGAAGCCTTCCGTAATATTGTTGGGCGAATGCTAGAAGCCAACGGTCGTGGCTTTTGGGAGCCAGATGAAGAAAAACTTGAGCAGCTGCGTGCCCTGTATGAACAGACTGATGAAGAACTTGAAGGTGTGCAGGTCTAG
- a CDS encoding DUF362 domain-containing protein: MTIPVSLLRATSYDRNLLQAKLHQLLEPFGGIETLVKPGYRVLLKPNLLTGSRPSKECITRPEIVYCVAKMVKDAGGKPFLGDSPAFGSARGVAKVNGYLPFLEELDIPIVEFHGQRYEALGNSFDHLRLSQEAMEADVVINLPKVKSHMQLTMTMGVKNLFGCVPGKMKAWWHLEAGKDANRFGEMLVETARAIAPNLTILDGIVGHEGNGPSGGEPRELGILGAARNVFALDRALMDILQVDPLSVPTIAAAERLGFGPSLEELSFPYCTAEELRVEGWKLPEKMMPIDFGAPRVLKSTFKQLYILFIKEPMALYANR; this comes from the coding sequence ATGACTATTCCTGTTAGCCTCCTGCGGGCAACCTCCTACGATCGCAACCTTCTGCAGGCCAAGCTGCATCAACTGCTAGAGCCTTTTGGAGGGATTGAGACCCTGGTTAAACCGGGTTATCGCGTGTTGCTAAAACCCAATCTGTTGACGGGTTCTCGACCGAGTAAGGAGTGCATTACCCGTCCTGAGATAGTCTACTGCGTTGCCAAGATGGTCAAGGACGCCGGGGGCAAGCCGTTCTTGGGGGATAGTCCTGCCTTTGGCAGCGCCCGAGGCGTGGCAAAAGTGAATGGCTACCTACCGTTCTTGGAGGAGTTGGATATTCCCATTGTGGAGTTCCACGGTCAGCGATATGAGGCGCTGGGCAATTCCTTCGACCATCTGCGTCTATCTCAAGAAGCAATGGAGGCGGATGTAGTAATTAACCTGCCGAAGGTCAAGTCTCACATGCAGCTCACGATGACGATGGGCGTCAAAAATCTATTTGGCTGCGTTCCGGGCAAGATGAAGGCTTGGTGGCACTTAGAGGCGGGCAAAGATGCCAACCGATTTGGCGAGATGCTGGTGGAAACAGCACGTGCGATCGCACCTAATCTCACGATTCTAGACGGCATTGTTGGTCATGAGGGCAATGGGCCTAGCGGTGGCGAACCCAGGGAATTAGGGATTTTAGGCGCAGCTCGCAATGTGTTTGCCTTAGACCGAGCTTTAATGGATATTCTGCAGGTGGATCCGCTGTCGGTACCCACGATTGCGGCGGCTGAGCGGTTAGGCTTTGGCCCCAGTTTGGAAGAGCTAAGTTTCCCTTACTGCACTGCTGAGGAGCTGCGAGTTGAGGGCTGGAAGCTGCCTGAGAAGATGATGCCGATTGATTTTGGAGCGCCCAGAGTTCTGAAGTCTACGTTTAAGCAGCTTTATATTCTGTTTATTAAAGAGCCGATGGCGCTGTATGCGAATCGATAG